The sequence AGTGACCTGGTTGTACCAGATGGCACCGGGATCTACATAGGCCGGATTAGCAGAACCATCTTCTAGCAGAGGGTTAATAGGCTTATTCCAAGTAGAGTCGAAGTAACGCAGGGTCATGGTATCCGAAAACTGAGGAGCTACCATCGGGGGACGGATCCCGAGGTCCTGACCCAGCGACGCGCCTTGGAGGTTCGGACCGATGTATACGTTTTGCATCGGGACGAAATCTGCCCAGAAGCGGCCGTTGTTAGCCTTGATATCTTCGAACTGCCCGAGGCCGTAGTAGTCGCCGATGAAGGTGCTGCTGCGCCATCTTTGGCTGGTGCGAAGATAGTCGTCCTTGGACGCCATGCCGGTGACAGTGTGCTTACCAAGCAGACGCGTAATCCAGTTGTTGTCTCCCTTATCGAAGTCGTGGGAAACGAAGGCAGTCGCGCGCCAGCTTTCACGATCGGTTACGGATTCGCCCTTGGCATTGCCAAGACGTACAAAAGGACGTCCAGCGCCTGGATTGACAGTGCCATCGGTGTACCAGCCGGTTTCAGGCGTATTGGTACCGTCAGCAAAACGGCTGTTTACATCGATGTGGATCGTATCGGAAACTGGATTGTAACCACCTGAGAGGTAGCTTTCCTTGTGATATCCGATATCGAAGCCCATGGTGTCGCCAAAGAACGTCTGGCTAAGGGAGAGATCGAGAGAATCGAAGTTCTGCCACTCCCGCTTGATGTCGCCATCTATCAGGTAGTTGTAGAAATCGAAGATCGCTGGATCCGTGATGAACTTGTCCTTGGTCAGGCTGGCGAATGGCAAGCCTTTGTACTGAGCATAGTCGCGGTAGCCAGGCAAACCGTGCGGGTTCCCGTCGGCCAAGCCAAAAATGTTACCGTCGCGTCCGCCTTCCAAATCGATAACGCCGGTCTCTTCGTCCGCCGCATCTGGAGAGAGGCCGAGATAGGCAACCGCGTTGGGAGCCAGCCCGAGAACGGGCTGAGACTCGCCTGGCAGGTAGGAGAAAATCGAGCCACCGAAATAGCCCGCGTATCCCGTACCATTGGTCGCATTGCCGATCCATTCCACGTAGTTCGGATTCGGGTTAGCCGGAGTCTCCCCATCTTGGTTGGCTGCCGCTCCACGACCTGGAATTTGCCAGTGGTTGTCGTTGCCCCAAGCCACGTCGTAGAGTTCATTGTTCAGCTCGGTGAACCATGGAGAGATGCGGTCGCGCGGTGGCAAGTTGCGCGGACGGTTGCTTTCGCCATCTCCCATTTCGTAGTTCGCCCTCAAGATCGTGCGAGCATTGTCGGAGGTAAGGAAGCTTGGCTCGTAGCGAAACGCGAAATACTGCCGCTGGATGTCGTCAAAGGCAGGATCTTGCTTGAACTTGGAGTTGTTGTCCACCGCAGCAAAGCGAACCGCTAGCTGATCTTCGATGAGCACGCGATTGATGTCAACCGACGCGCGAACACTGCCAAACTCGTCGACGCGGATAGCGACTTCACCGGCATCCTGCCAGCTCGCTTGCTTCATGCGGGTATTGATCACGCCCCCCGGGCTTCCTTGTCCAAAGAGGATCGCGTTCGGACCGCGCTGGATGTCGACGCCGTCCACGTTGTATCCATCCCATGGGATACTGGAGAGGTACAGGTCGCGAGTGTTGTCCGCTCCTACCAAGCCACGAACGCGGTTGGTCGACTGCGGATTCAAAGCCGCGTTGGAGTCAGGATTGGTCCCTCCTCCCGATCCGGAGTAGTTTCCATATACACCGCCAACTTCAGTACCCAAAGTGTACTTCAGAAGCGTGCTGTTGTCCGTAGCGCCAACATCGTCCAAGAATTGTTCGTTGTAGACGGATAGGGAGGTACCCAAGTCCTTCAAGTCAGTCTTCAAGCGGTTACCCGCTAGAGTGGCTTGGGTTGAGTAACCGCTATTCGCGTCGCCGGAGATTTCGAAGGGAGACAAGGTGAAAACCTCCTCATCGGATACGTCTGGCTCCGATTGGGAGTAGCCAATCGTAGGCAGCAACACAGAAGCGATGATCGCCCCCGTGTATCTATTTTTTCCAGGTGGTATTTTTATCATAATCAGGTAACAATTTTGTTAGCTTGTAGTTAATCTCTCCCTACAACCCGACAAACGACAGCCAACGCGAACGACGGTAGACGAAACTACCTGAAGCAAACGATTTGGGGTAACATCGCGTTTAGATTCCTGTGATGAAAAAATCTAATTTCGGGTGCAACGAGAGCTTACAGTCTACCAACAAGACAGAGCTCCGGTCTACGGGCATTTTGCGACATTGATACACACATTTGCGACCTACTCAAAGCATCTATAACCAAGGCTATAGAAACCTCTATAACCATTGTCCATTTGCCCATGGCGTGCCTTTTCCCAGCATCCAAACCGCAGCACCTAAGCCCCACTCCCAACCCCAAAATATATAATAGAAAATAGTTCAATTATATAATCCCAAATCTACCATCTATTCAATGACCCCCCAAATAATTCGCCTGTCGCTGCACCTCCCTCTCGCCCTTTTCGTCTCAGCACTCCAGCTGCACTCGCAGGCGCTAACGCAAACCGAATTCTCGCCCTCCCCCCCCTCAAACACCGGCAAGCTATTTGAACCCGTACCACCCGAGGAGAGCGGACTCCAAGTCGACAACCAATACGACGATCCACTCATGTGGACCCAACGCTACCGTGAGTTCATGGGTGGAGGGATGGGATCCGGAGTCTGCGCCGCAGACTTCGATCAAGACGGTAAGGTCGATCTTTACGTCAGCACCAAAACCAAACCGGGCAGGCTATTCCGCAATGTCGGAAACTGGCGATTCGAAGACGTCACCGACGATGCAGGGCTCTCCGAGAGTTCCTCCGTGTTGGGCTGGCTCTCCAGCGCCATCTCCGACGACGAGGCAATATGGCGCCAAGGAGCAGTGTTTGCCGACGTTGACAACGATGGCTGGCTCGACCTCTACGTCTGCCGCAACCGAGCCCCTAACCTGCTGTACATCAATCAAGGTGACGGAACCTTCGAGGAGGAAGGCGAGAAACGAGGGCTCGGCATTACGGACGGTAGCGTCGTGGGCTCCTTCGTGGACTACGATCGGGACGGCTGGCTAGACGTGCTAGTGCTCACCAACCAAGTCGACGGTACCGAATCGCAGGGCCGCCAGGATCGCCTCTTTCGCAACACCGGGGAAGGCTACTTCGTGGAGACTACAAAAGAAGCAGGAATTCAAGGGTCGACCTTCGGGCACGCCGCCACTTGGTTCGACTTCGACGAAGACCGCTGGCCTGACCTCTACATCGCCAACGATTTTTCGGGCAACGATTACCTGTATCGAAACAATCAAGACGGAACGTTCTCAAACGTATTGCACGAAGTCGCCCCCAGCGCGCCCTACTCCTCCATGGGAGCCGATACGACCGATATCAATAACGACGGCCACATCGACCTACTCGTCGCCGACATGGCCACCACCTCCCGCGAGAAAGATCGACGCGGCTTGGCCGCCTCCCGAAACGATGTACTGACAACCGGTACCACGGAGGGGATTGCCCCCCAATACACACGCAACAGCCTTCTCCTCAACACAGGACTCGGAGTCTTCGGAGAAGTAGCCTGCTGGGCCGGGATCGAAGCTACAGACTGGACTTGGTCCGTACGCTTCGAGGATTTCGACCAGGACGGCTGGGCAGACCTGCATGTCACCAACGGGATGGTTCGCGAGGCGAACAATAGCGATTTGCTCGCCCGCATGATGCGCGCCCTCTCCGACATGCAACGGATCGCCGTGATGAAGCGATCGCCGCCCCTCGACGAATCAAACCTCGCTTATCGAAACCTCTCCGGAAACGGTTTCTCCGAAGTCACCGAGGACTGGGGGCTTACGGATATCGGCGTCACCTTCGGGGCAGCCACCGCCGACTTAGACAACGACGGCGACCTCGACCTCGTCTACCTAGACTACAACGGTGGCCTCAAGGTCTTTCGCAACAACGTCGAAAAGCATCGAAGCATCAAAATACAACTACAAGGAACCCAGTCGAACTCCCACGGAATCGGCGCGGTCGTCCGCATCGAGTCTCCCTCTGCCGGACTGCAATCACGCACTCTCACCGTGGCTCGAGGTTACGCATCCAGCAGCGAACCTGTCGCCCATTTCGGAGTCGGTAACGACGCTTTCATCGAAAAGCTAATCGTCGAATGGCCATCGGGGAAGCAGCAAGTCTTCAACAATCTCGCAACCAACAGCGCCTATAAAATAGTAGAAGCCCAATCTCCCGAAAGCGTATCCAAACCGGAATCACAAAGCCTGTTCTCAAAGGGCAATACAGCGCTAGGCCTGTCCTTTCACGACAAATCAGAGCTAGCTCTCGCCGACAAAGAGCAGGCCTTCCTCCCTTTCAGAACAGACCGGGCTGGCCCCTCCCTCGTCGTCGCCGACTTCAACGGAGACAAGGTAGATGATGTGCTCTACGGAGCGACGACCGGATCCAAACATAAGCTGCTCACTTGGAAGAACGCTTCGTTCCAACCTCAAACCATTCCCTCGCTCGCCCAAGTCGAAACTGAAAACGGACCAATCCTAGCCTTCGATGCCGACATGGATGGCGATCGAGACCTCCTCGTCACACAAGCGAGCGCGAACGCAAGCAAGTGGCCGGACCACTTCCGCGTGTCCTTGCTGCTCAACGATGGAGCGGGAAATTTCACGCCCGATACCGACTTCCCCAAGCTCAGCGTGAACGCCGGAGCCGCAGTTGGAGCCGATGTCGATTCCGACGGCGACCTCGACCTGTTCATAGGCGGACGCTCAATCCCCGGACGGTATCCAGAAACTCCAGACAGTTTTCTCCTCATCAACGATAACGGCACCTTCGTAAACAAAACCAAACAACTCGCGCCCGAGCTGGCCAAGCCCGGTCTCGTCAAGAGCGCCCTCTTCCGCGACGTCGACCGCGATGGGCGCCCCGACCTGATCGTAGCCCTCGAGTGGGACTACGTTCGCTACTATAAAAACCAAGGAGGTGGCCAATTCGCCGACTACACCGAATCCGTGGGATTCGAAAGCGGCGGAAAGGGCTGGTGGAACGCGCTCGCCAGCGCCGATTTCAACGGCGACGGATCGCTCGACTTCGCTGTCGGCAACCTCGGACTAAACACCACCTACCACGCCTCGCCGCAAGCCCCTGCCACTTTATTCTACGGAGATTTCGCCCGCAATGGGACACGCCTGATCGCCGAAGCCGTCTACGACAACGGGGTCCTCTACCCCGTTCGCTCCCGCGTGGACATAGGGGCCAAACTCCCCCATGTCCTCCGGACCTTTCCCAAGAACGACGATTTCGCCAAAGCGAACATGGCTGAAGTCTACGGACAAGCCCAGCTCGATTCCGCGCAGCGACTTGAAGCGAGCAACTTCGAGTCTGGCATTTTCCTGAGCCAAGCTGACGGTAGCTACGCATTCACGCCCTTCTCCGCAGCAGCGCAGACTAGCCCCATCATCGGAATGGCGGCCGCAGACCTCGACGGAGACGGCAATAGCGACATCGCAGCAACTCAGAACACCGACATTGCCATCCCGCGTTTCCATGGAGACATGGGCCTATTCTTGGCTGGAACCGGAGAGGGAACCTTCACTTCGACACCACCCACAAAGTCAGGACTCCTGCTTCCTAAAAACGGTAGAGCGATCGCCGTTTTCGATGCAAACGCAGACTCGAAGCCTGACTTGCTGGCGATGCAACATGGCGCAAACAATGCCTACCTGTCTAATGAAACTGAATACGCTGACCAGTGGCTCTCCGTTGAGGTTCGGGGCCCTCGGACGAACATAGACGCAATCGGAGCCCAACTGGAATTTCAATTCCCCGACGGATCCACCCGCTACCACGAAATAGGCCTCGGAGGGGGTTGGCACACTCAAGGTTCACACACCCTTTACCTTGCCAACCCTGATGCTTCCCAGTCGCCCACCCTCATTGTGCGATGGCCAGACGGCACCCAAAGCTCCCACGAGGACGCCCCTTCCGCTGGCGTTTGGCGCGTCGAAGCGATCGACCGTTAGCCCCTAAAATTCTGCGACCGAACGACACCATGAACCCCACCCCATTATGGCATAAGGGAGCCGCCGCCGCTGTCATCCTCCTCACGCTCTTTTTTGCTCTTAAAACGGACTACCGATCCCTGACCTGGGCGGAGACACTGACCAGCCAAGGAAGCCCCGCGCCCCAGCTAGACAGCGACTCTCCTACCGGCTACGAGCTCGGACAAAGGCATTTCTTGGCAACGCGAAATCACGGCACCACCTACCGCTGGATCGCCTACACACAAGAACTAGTCGAGAATGGCCCATTCAGCTCCACGCTCTACCTGAGCGATGCCGCTCCCACCGGCCGCGTTCAACAGCTTCCCAAACTGTACGCGGGATGGCTAGCGGCGATAGCCGGAGGCATCAGCCTGACCACCGGACACCCACTCCCGATAGCGATAGAGAAAGCCGCCCTGTGGGAGCCGATCCTTTCCCATGCCATCGCGCTCGCTTTCGTCGCAGGCTTCATCGCCCGCCGTTTCAACATCGCTAAGGCGGCAGCGACTACTGCCTTCCTGGCCCTCTTTCCCTTCTTCTCCGCCCAATTCGTTCCAGGTTCCATCGACGCGGACAGGTGGGCGCTCCTACTGGCCAGTGCCGCCATAGCCATCAGCGTACCGAATCCAAATAGGGAATACAAACTCCCCGCTTCGACAGCCGTGCTCGCAGCCCTAGCCCTTGCCGTCTCTCCCACCTTCGGCTTCATTTCAGTCCTCGCCATCGCAGCGATAGCTGCTCTCACGATCTACAGCCAGGGCACAAGCTCCCAATCGCTCTTCAAGTGGTCTTCACTCGGGGCCGGAATCACCGCAATGGCTTGGTTCATCGACCAAAACCCTGTCGCTCTCGAAACAAGCGAACTACGATACAACCACCCCCTGTACGCGATCGCATGGCTCGGGATCGGACTGACCCTCGACGGAAGCTTGTCCATCATCGACGGTAAAAACAGTCGTTCATCCACCCTTTGGAAACTCGGATGCGGCATCCCCCTGCTCGGCTCCCTTTTTTACTATCAAATCGCTTACAAGCACTTGGGATGGCTGTACGCTACCCCTGGCTCCCTCCGCCCCTCGGACCTGGACGCACCCCTTGTGTTCAAGAATTCATTTGCCTGGCTGAACGGCGCGGGCCCTCTGGAGATTGTATTCATCCTTTTGCTACCTGCGACAACGATCGCAGCCCTCGGGGTAAGTTCCTTCGTTCGCTTCAAGCAAGGCGCACCCGAATTCAAGACAACTCTCAGCATACTGTGCGTCTACGTCTCGACGGCTATCCTGGCTGTATTCAAAATACGCTGGGGTATCGCCCTCTCACTCATATCGCTTCCTCTTCTCTGGCAACTCGTCCAGAGGCAGACGCTCGACTCCGGCCGATACACCTGGACCGCAGTGGGCGTGATGCTATTCAGCCTCTTCGCCTGGAACAAGAGCCTTCCCGACCCCCTGCGCCGTCCCTCCGGTGACACTCCCCTGCGCCCCGCCGACCTTCAGGCACTAGTGCAAAGACACCTTTCGCATTGGCTCGCTACCCATAATCCCAGCCGGGAGGTACACGCCCTCGCCTCTCCCGCCCAATCCGATTCTCTCATCTTTCACGGAAACCTCACTGCCTTGCTATCAACTGCGTGGGAGTCATACCCCGGTCAGGTTGCAGCCTCTCGTATTCTAAGCGCCCCTGAGAACACCGAAGTACAAGCAGTACTCGAGAGCCGCGAGATCACTCACATCCTGCTTCCATCCTGGGACGAAGTGCTGCCCCAGCTCGTACAGGAGGCCCAAAGTCCTGGCCAAAATACTTTCTTCGAAAGACTGCAAACCTGGGTCCTCCCCCTCTACCTGCGAGCAATTCCCTATCACCTTCCTGCCGTTGCGGGATTCGAATCCGAGAAACTAGCCGTATTCGAAATTTGCCCACAGCAAGACGAGGCCTTATCCATGAGTCGACTCACGGAATACTTCGTAGAGATGAGACGCATGGAACCGGCGGGTCTCGCCGCCCAAACGATCGAAGAAGCCTACCCGCAAGACCCAAACGTCTCGGCCGCGCTTTCAATTTTCTACAAGCACTCGAAAGACACCCTCAACTCCCGCAGGCATAGCGAAAAACTGTCCGAGTCCATAAAATCTGGATACATCCCCTTCGACTGGGACCGAAGGGTTGTTCAAGCCATCGCGCTTGCCCTCAACAACAAGCGACAACTGGCACGGGCGGAACTCGAAGCATCTCTGGAATCCATGAACGAAGACTCACTCTATCAACTAACCCCCCTGCAGACATACCAGCTTCTGAGCCTTTCCAAAACTTTTAGCATGAGCATTCCAGCCGAATTGCTGGAGATCGCCCTAAAACGCTGTTCAGAATACCTCTAAAGTTCACTCACTCCTAACAATCAATGCCACGGGCGAAAAGCCCGACCCCCATACCCCAGAGAGCCGGGCCAATGCTACCGTATGCACTATACATGAAACCATGAACAGAGACATAAAAAGAAACACTTCCCTGTCCCACCGGCACGATCAACCAATGAAACTAGATTTAAATGCAGGACCAGAGACAGAAACCATTTGCACTATAAAGATATCATTTCCCAAAATCTGGAAAGAAAACATTGGTTATTAATAGCCTATACTCCTGGGTATAGTTATATACTAAAAAGGTTTTCCTACACCACTATCAGCAAGCGAACCGGCACGGCTTCAAGAGATCCAGCCCCTTGCAATTTATCCGCTAGGCTTTACTTTTCAGATCGCACCCTTTGCTTGGGATTAAGCCCTGCGTCGCCAATGCCCTCCACCACACCCAGTCGCTTGCAACCACGCCTCGTCTAAGCCCTCGCCCCAACCCATGCCCTCCTTTCTCGTTCACCTTAGACTCTCCCGACTTGCCTGCCTCGCACTTCTGGCGTCCGGCTCTCAGTTCCTCTCCTGGGGGGCATCGTCCCCTACCATCGGTCTCCCCATCGCGCGCATCTACTCGATCGAAGAAATAGGCGCCTCCCGGGGGCCGCAGTTGAGCTTCGATCGCCTGGGGCGTCTTGCAGTCATCAGCGGCGGAAGCTATATCGTCCTTAACGACGATTCCTGGATCGACCTCGCAATCCACAACAACGACATCCTCCCCATGCTTGAGCTGGCTGTCGACTCGCGAGGTACCGCCTACTACGGAGCGCTTGCCTCCTGGGGTATCGCTGAAACGACAAGCAACGGGTCGCTGCGCCCGACCTCGCTGCGCCCTGCCCAATACCCAGCATGGGTGAACGCCACGAACTTCACCCAGATTCTCTTCACTCCGACAGGCGTTCTCTTCGTCGGCACCACCGGTGTGGTGCACCTGAACACCACAACCATGGAGCACTCGTTCTTCGAGCTCCAAGTTGCCTCCGCCTTCACGCTCGACTCGGAAATCTACCTCTCCTCCGGCACGTACGGCACCGTGAGATTCGATCCACAAAGCCAGGAAACGGAGATGGTCTCCCCGGATATTGGCATCTTCAATACAGCCTACTTTGGAGAAAATGGGATTGTAGCCGCCACCACGAACAACCGGCTCGTTTACTTCGACGGGACATCCTTCGTGGAGCGCGACTTCGGATTTGGCAGCCGACGCCTCGGCACCATCTCCTCCCTCGAAAGCCTCCCCGATGGCGGCTTTGCCGTAGCCATCGATGGCGAAGGACTGTTTCTGATAGACGGCGAGGGAAATCGGAAGATGGCGCTCACCACTACCAATTATCGCCGCATCCTCGACCTCGCAGCTCGCGATACCGGGATCCTCTGGCTCGCCAGAGAAAGCTCCGTCGAAAAACTGCTCTACAACAATCCCGTTTCCGTCGTCGATCATCGCTCAGACGTGGTCATTGGCTGGCCACAAGTCCTGCAACGCGGAGGACACAGCCTCATCGCCTCGAATGGACTTCTCTACAAGATGGAGCTATCAGCCGACTCTTGGTACTACGAATTCGAGTCCGTCGAAAACCTTCCCACTTCAGGAGTTTGGGCAATCGCTACCAACGAGGAGCACCTGATCGTGGGTAACAGCGACGGCGTGTACGCTCAGGTCCCGGGAGGCTTCTCGCCCATCCTCGAGAATATCGACGCCAATCGCGTCTACTTTCAAGACGACAACACCTGCATCGTCGTCGGCGGCACCGAAATCGCAGCTCTCAAATGGGATGGGCAGCGCTGGTTCGAATGCGCGCCACGCATCAAGGGAGTCGGGTTTCCCTCCGTCGCCCACCGCACCGATGAAGCCCTATGGATCGAGCTAGGTCTCGACAGGGTCGGCCGCGTTTGGTTCGAGAATGGCGAAATTCAACTCGAGATCATGGATCAATTCCCATGGCCCGAGCCCGTCTGGGTAAACATCGGCGTGCTTAACCAATACATCGTCTTGAGCGGCCCCGACAACCATCGCGTCTACCTCGACAAAGCGACCGCGCGCCCCGTATCCACGCCCCCGATCGAAAGCTCGCTCCAGCAAGCGGAGCATACCGTGCTGCGCGTCACCGAAGATGAAGACGGCGTGATATGGGCCACTCACGCCAAGGGAGTCCTCACCTTCCATCCAAGCGAGAACGGCTACCGTATGGACAGCGAATCCCTCTCAAGCATCAGCGATCAATACCCGATGATTACCTTGATCAACGGACAACACGCATGGATAGCGACAGAGTCCGTGCTTTATCATGTCGACCAGGATTTCAAGCCGCTGACAGTCCCTCCAAGGCAACCCTTTCTCGTATCCATAGTGGACGGCAAGACCGGTGACCAGCTTTACTCAGCGCACCACAAAAACGACACCATCACCGAACTTCCCTACTCCCAAAACCATCTCGTTTTTCGGTATTTTTCTGGTGGATACACTCCTTTACAGAAACCCATCTACGAATTCTCAATGCAAAAAGGATCCGAAAGCTGGAAGGTGTATAGCGAAGATTCGCTGCTAACCCTTCCCAGCCTAGAGGAAGGGAGCTATCGCCTTACCGCGCAGCTCACAGACAGGGACAAGCGGGTCGGCTCCCCCATACTTACATCGTTTAAAATAGCGCCTCCCTGGTACCGCTCTACCCTAGCTTACGTCACCTACTGGAGCGCAGGGGCCCTCTTCTGCCTCGGCATCATGGCCACTGGGTTCCATCGGGCTAAGAGAAAGCATGAACAACTCGAGCTTCTCGTCCAGCAACGAACCCAGGAACTCCGCGAAACCATGCAAAAGCTCACGGAAGAAGCGAGGACCTCGGCCACCCTTGCCGAACGAAACCGCCTCGCCGGCGAGATTCACGACAGCCTCCAACAAGGCCTTAGCGGCATCGCCCTCCAACTCGACGCCACACTGAAGCATGACGATTTGGATACAAATTTACACAATCGCCTCTCGGTCGCTCGACGAATGGTCTCGTATACCCGTCAAGAAGTCCAACAGGCCGTTTGGGACCTCGAATCGCCATGGCTTCAAGACGAGAGCCTGCCCGAAGCTCTCCGCAACATCGCCCAAGTCCTCGGAGCTGGAACCGCAAAACTGGATTTCGAAAGTTCGGGCTCGTCCTTCGTCATCCCATCCCGCAGAAAACATCATATCCTGCGCATCGCCCAGGAAGCGATAACCAACGCAGTCAGGCACAGCGGAGCCGCAAATATTAGAATCGTGCTTAACTATTCCGACACGCAACTGAGCCTGGA is a genomic window of Pelagicoccus enzymogenes containing:
- a CDS encoding TonB-dependent receptor plug domain-containing protein, with product MIKIPPGKNRYTGAIIASVLLPTIGYSQSEPDVSDEEVFTLSPFEISGDANSGYSTQATLAGNRLKTDLKDLGTSLSVYNEQFLDDVGATDNSTLLKYTLGTEVGGVYGNYSGSGGGTNPDSNAALNPQSTNRVRGLVGADNTRDLYLSSIPWDGYNVDGVDIQRGPNAILFGQGSPGGVINTRMKQASWQDAGEVAIRVDEFGSVRASVDINRVLIEDQLAVRFAAVDNNSKFKQDPAFDDIQRQYFAFRYEPSFLTSDNARTILRANYEMGDGESNRPRNLPPRDRISPWFTELNNELYDVAWGNDNHWQIPGRGAAANQDGETPANPNPNYVEWIGNATNGTGYAGYFGGSIFSYLPGESQPVLGLAPNAVAYLGLSPDAADEETGVIDLEGGRDGNIFGLADGNPHGLPGYRDYAQYKGLPFASLTKDKFITDPAIFDFYNYLIDGDIKREWQNFDSLDLSLSQTFFGDTMGFDIGYHKESYLSGGYNPVSDTIHIDVNSRFADGTNTPETGWYTDGTVNPGAGRPFVRLGNAKGESVTDRESWRATAFVSHDFDKGDNNWITRLLGKHTVTGMASKDDYLRTSQRWRSSTFIGDYYGLGQFEDIKANNGRFWADFVPMQNVYIGPNLQGASLGQDLGIRPPMVAPQFSDTMTLRYFDSTWNKPINPLLEDGSANPAYVDPGAIWYNQVTAGTADGPIESTQSENPANYVGWVTRDVQLMTDADPRNRDFLTESREWDDRYNEATAIVWQGKLWDGSLVATAGIRNDEVGQVRTTWNTDDSTEYPTEIPYTVNETGPFKEESKSWGLVAHTNDLPFIGGLMDNLPVNVSLSYNKSNNFQTGQVFVDYWGQPLPLPEGNTEDIGLMVATKDGKYSLRLNQFESDVKNNVGTGLAFWLYGNNIGIYAQAYHQFKNNYQYRSQPNNGPTYGDGTISDLPVPTDEEPNPRWSFDYQPLNGQTVAEAEALETAVIAAYDQWLEEMAPLPQMMAEAWSFAWDGSDFTEAGLPFRFTDDIKAEGYELELHAQITDNWRMTMNASKIKSYRDNLGKTLAPGGEMTMIEYLLDFNDRMNTTAMGDLRIWGSGSTANARDNWNGYADGDIKARLAEEGTVVPENRLWHVNFVTNYDFGDGKFKGLSVGGSARYQSASTLAYKPYYEVSEFTGREFLAYDLDTPYKDDYQMDFDLWVGYGKPIFNDRVDWRIQMNISNVGVGDELVPITVQPDGTPAAYRIKAPQQIFLTNTFKF
- a CDS encoding FG-GAP-like repeat-containing protein; this translates as MTPQIIRLSLHLPLALFVSALQLHSQALTQTEFSPSPPSNTGKLFEPVPPEESGLQVDNQYDDPLMWTQRYREFMGGGMGSGVCAADFDQDGKVDLYVSTKTKPGRLFRNVGNWRFEDVTDDAGLSESSSVLGWLSSAISDDEAIWRQGAVFADVDNDGWLDLYVCRNRAPNLLYINQGDGTFEEEGEKRGLGITDGSVVGSFVDYDRDGWLDVLVLTNQVDGTESQGRQDRLFRNTGEGYFVETTKEAGIQGSTFGHAATWFDFDEDRWPDLYIANDFSGNDYLYRNNQDGTFSNVLHEVAPSAPYSSMGADTTDINNDGHIDLLVADMATTSREKDRRGLAASRNDVLTTGTTEGIAPQYTRNSLLLNTGLGVFGEVACWAGIEATDWTWSVRFEDFDQDGWADLHVTNGMVREANNSDLLARMMRALSDMQRIAVMKRSPPLDESNLAYRNLSGNGFSEVTEDWGLTDIGVTFGAATADLDNDGDLDLVYLDYNGGLKVFRNNVEKHRSIKIQLQGTQSNSHGIGAVVRIESPSAGLQSRTLTVARGYASSSEPVAHFGVGNDAFIEKLIVEWPSGKQQVFNNLATNSAYKIVEAQSPESVSKPESQSLFSKGNTALGLSFHDKSELALADKEQAFLPFRTDRAGPSLVVADFNGDKVDDVLYGATTGSKHKLLTWKNASFQPQTIPSLAQVETENGPILAFDADMDGDRDLLVTQASANASKWPDHFRVSLLLNDGAGNFTPDTDFPKLSVNAGAAVGADVDSDGDLDLFIGGRSIPGRYPETPDSFLLINDNGTFVNKTKQLAPELAKPGLVKSALFRDVDRDGRPDLIVALEWDYVRYYKNQGGGQFADYTESVGFESGGKGWWNALASADFNGDGSLDFAVGNLGLNTTYHASPQAPATLFYGDFARNGTRLIAEAVYDNGVLYPVRSRVDIGAKLPHVLRTFPKNDDFAKANMAEVYGQAQLDSAQRLEASNFESGIFLSQADGSYAFTPFSAAAQTSPIIGMAAADLDGDGNSDIAATQNTDIAIPRFHGDMGLFLAGTGEGTFTSTPPTKSGLLLPKNGRAIAVFDANADSKPDLLAMQHGANNAYLSNETEYADQWLSVEVRGPRTNIDAIGAQLEFQFPDGSTRYHEIGLGGGWHTQGSHTLYLANPDASQSPTLIVRWPDGTQSSHEDAPSAGVWRVEAIDR
- a CDS encoding ATP-binding protein; translated protein: MPSFLVHLRLSRLACLALLASGSQFLSWGASSPTIGLPIARIYSIEEIGASRGPQLSFDRLGRLAVISGGSYIVLNDDSWIDLAIHNNDILPMLELAVDSRGTAYYGALASWGIAETTSNGSLRPTSLRPAQYPAWVNATNFTQILFTPTGVLFVGTTGVVHLNTTTMEHSFFELQVASAFTLDSEIYLSSGTYGTVRFDPQSQETEMVSPDIGIFNTAYFGENGIVAATTNNRLVYFDGTSFVERDFGFGSRRLGTISSLESLPDGGFAVAIDGEGLFLIDGEGNRKMALTTTNYRRILDLAARDTGILWLARESSVEKLLYNNPVSVVDHRSDVVIGWPQVLQRGGHSLIASNGLLYKMELSADSWYYEFESVENLPTSGVWAIATNEEHLIVGNSDGVYAQVPGGFSPILENIDANRVYFQDDNTCIVVGGTEIAALKWDGQRWFECAPRIKGVGFPSVAHRTDEALWIELGLDRVGRVWFENGEIQLEIMDQFPWPEPVWVNIGVLNQYIVLSGPDNHRVYLDKATARPVSTPPIESSLQQAEHTVLRVTEDEDGVIWATHAKGVLTFHPSENGYRMDSESLSSISDQYPMITLINGQHAWIATESVLYHVDQDFKPLTVPPRQPFLVSIVDGKTGDQLYSAHHKNDTITELPYSQNHLVFRYFSGGYTPLQKPIYEFSMQKGSESWKVYSEDSLLTLPSLEEGSYRLTAQLTDRDKRVGSPILTSFKIAPPWYRSTLAYVTYWSAGALFCLGIMATGFHRAKRKHEQLELLVQQRTQELRETMQKLTEEARTSATLAERNRLAGEIHDSLQQGLSGIALQLDATLKHDDLDTNLHNRLSVARRMVSYTRQEVQQAVWDLESPWLQDESLPEALRNIAQVLGAGTAKLDFESSGSSFVIPSRRKHHILRIAQEAITNAVRHSGAANIRIVLNYSDTQLSLEVIDDGKGFDPNEVFSEGLGHFGMRGLRTRASRIDGTLNIESSPAKGTRVTLIVPHAKEEQNPRSNNERQKD